The window GGAGAATGCAAGGCTGAACCATCGCTAAAAAACAACGCTGAGATTAAATTACGTAGATTGTGAATGTTCCAAGCAAAACCCATCCCCAAAATCAACCAACCGCGATGCACTTCAGCAGAAGGAACAAATTCGTTTTGAATCCATTTTCCCCAAGTCGGCGCTTGGGAAGCTAGATAATTGCGATCAGGATCCATTAAAGAATTGGTGTTATTATGATGCTCTCGATTATGAACCACTTTCCAGAAACTAGGAGTCATCCATAACATAGACAAACTGAGCACAGTAGTAACTTGTCTTAGCCAAGGACGAAAAATAGTCTTGCTGTGTAAAGTGTCATGAGTAATAAATAGCAGTGCGATGACTGCATTCCCCATAATTAAAGCTATGGGTAAATAAAGCCAAAGCCAATACCAAGACCATTGATCCAACTGATCAGCTATTCCCCAACCCAATAGTAAAATTAAAGCATTGATAGGTAAAAGGAGAATTTTGCTGTGATTAGGCTTGAAAGCGATAGTTGGTATTAAAGGACGTAAGTTTTTGGCGTATTCTGCTCGGGAAATTAGATCTTGTTCGAGAGTTAAAGTCATCGCGATTTGTGGGAATATTATTAAGTTATGTTAATCCCTTTAATTATCTTAATCTATTAGGCTTTATCTGCTTGACCTTGGTATAGCAGTTGCCATTACTATTAGGACACTTTTCCTATTCCTTATTCCTTCGTGTTCCGGTGTTCCCTAAAACGATAACTTATGTGTCCTAACCTACCTGTCTATGGCTATACAATCAACAATGGTTAAAATTAAAAATCTGCTAGAACCCTTTCAGCGTTTTGGTGTACATCTGGGGTTAGAGAGAATAGAAAAACTGCTGCATAATTTGGGGGATCCTCACCTAGTGGTCCCCATCATTCACGTTACCGGAACTAATGGGAAAGGATCTGTGTGCGCCTATCTTTCTGCGGTATTGACCACTGCGGGTTATCGGGTGGGACGCTACACTTCTCCCCATCTGGTCGATTGGACTGAGAGAATCTGTCTCAACGAAGCAGCGATTAGTACAGAAAGACTGAGTGAACTGTTAACGGAAATTCAAACCTGTATAGAAGATCAAGAAAATCCTCCCACTCAATTTGAGGTACTGACTGCTGCAGCTTGGCTGTATTTCGCCAGGGAAAAAGTAGATATAGGGGTGATTGAGGTTGGTTTAGGGGGTAGATTAGACGCGACCAATGTGTGCGATCGCCCTTTAGTATCTGTGATCACTTCTATCAGTAGAGAACATTGGCAACATTTGGGGTCAACGCTAGCAGAAATAGCCTGGGAAAAGGCGGGGATTTTGAAGCATGGTTGTCCTGCGGTGTTAGGAAAACTCCCCCCAGAAGCTGAAACAGTAGTTACATCCCGTCTAGATGACTTAAATTGTCCCAGGGTTTGGGTGGAACCCGCCCAAAGGACTACAGCTGGAGCAATTTATCAGGATGTATCATACCCCTTATCTCTAGCGGGGGATATTCAGTTACTTAATTCTGCCATAGCGATCGCCACTTTAAAAATTCTGCAACAACAAAACTGGAGGATTACTCAAGAACACATACAACAGGGTATGGGGAAAACTCGCTGGTTAGGACGTATACAGTGGGTTAA is drawn from Gloeocapsa sp. PCC 73106 and contains these coding sequences:
- a CDS encoding fatty acid desaturase, which gives rise to MTLTLEQDLISRAEYAKNLRPLIPTIAFKPNHSKILLLPINALILLLGWGIADQLDQWSWYWLWLYLPIALIMGNAVIALLFITHDTLHSKTIFRPWLRQVTTVLSLSMLWMTPSFWKVVHNREHHNNTNSLMDPDRNYLASQAPTWGKWIQNEFVPSAEVHRGWLILGMGFAWNIHNLRNLISALFFSDGSALHSPVPFTVSSRERRSIIAELLIVVAIHGAIITYLDFHPLKLILGYFLPLWLGHSGVMFYIYTNHMLCQMTEINDPLINSVSLKVPKIFDLLHFNFSYHTEHHIFPHMNSDYYPLLQSLIETHYPGRMNLIEVKEVWRLMLATPRHYQDTETFTDWDGKKFVACPLSIKDI
- a CDS encoding folylpolyglutamate synthase/dihydrofolate synthase family protein, encoding MVKIKNLLEPFQRFGVHLGLERIEKLLHNLGDPHLVVPIIHVTGTNGKGSVCAYLSAVLTTAGYRVGRYTSPHLVDWTERICLNEAAISTERLSELLTEIQTCIEDQENPPTQFEVLTAAAWLYFAREKVDIGVIEVGLGGRLDATNVCDRPLVSVITSISREHWQHLGSTLAEIAWEKAGILKHGCPAVLGKLPPEAETVVTSRLDDLNCPRVWVEPAQRTTAGAIYQDVSYPLSLAGDIQLLNSAIAIATLKILQQQNWRITQEHIQQGMGKTRWLGRIQWVNWRDRTFLLDGAHNRAAAVALRQYVDTLNRPITWVMGILATKDHAQIFEALLRSGDELYLVPVPDHSTANTQTLAEMARQICPHLQDCRTFPELFMALSQALNQQERLIVVCGSLYLVGYFLANYPLRR